One segment of Curtobacterium sp. MR_MD2014 DNA contains the following:
- a CDS encoding phosphatase PAP2 family protein: protein MERHHDEDPSAAGRVDRAEQAAVVEDRRVGDLDLTTWRSRAGHTVADGWAALGRRYGALPLLVLTLAVGVGIAATATWAASEVYDAVRASDDVAVLDRPVLDWMLTLRSPFADQAVTWWTDIAGTIGMPIVAVCFLIGFTVQRRAWTPLVLLVAASGGSLLMTIAGKDLIGRARPPLSDAVPPYEHSPSFPSGHTLNATVVVGTIVYLLILRQSRTVTRVWTIVIGTLFVLSIGVSRVFLGHHWTTDVLAAWALGLAWLALVITAHRLYLTALHRGADPVVRGRGPARPVRSSR, encoded by the coding sequence ATGGAGCGACACCACGACGAGGACCCCTCGGCTGCCGGTCGGGTCGACCGTGCGGAGCAGGCGGCGGTCGTCGAGGACCGGCGCGTCGGCGACCTCGACCTCACGACGTGGCGGTCCCGGGCCGGCCACACGGTCGCCGATGGCTGGGCGGCACTCGGCCGTCGCTACGGCGCCCTCCCCCTGCTCGTCCTGACGCTGGCCGTCGGTGTCGGCATCGCCGCGACCGCGACCTGGGCGGCATCGGAGGTGTACGACGCCGTGCGGGCGTCCGACGACGTCGCGGTGCTCGACCGCCCCGTCCTCGACTGGATGCTCACCCTGCGCTCGCCGTTCGCCGACCAGGCGGTCACGTGGTGGACCGACATCGCCGGGACGATCGGGATGCCGATCGTCGCGGTCTGCTTCCTGATCGGCTTCACGGTGCAGCGCCGCGCCTGGACCCCGCTCGTGCTGCTCGTCGCGGCGAGCGGCGGCTCGCTCCTCATGACCATCGCAGGCAAGGACCTGATCGGCCGTGCCCGACCGCCGCTGTCCGACGCGGTGCCGCCGTACGAGCACTCGCCGTCGTTCCCGTCCGGCCACACGCTCAACGCCACGGTCGTCGTCGGCACGATCGTGTACCTGCTCATCCTGCGGCAGTCACGCACGGTCACCCGGGTGTGGACGATCGTCATCGGCACGCTCTTCGTGCTGTCGATCGGCGTCTCGCGGGTGTTCCTGGGCCACCACTGGACGACGGACGTGCTCGCCGCGTGGGCCCTCGGTCTGGCGTGGCTGGCGCTCGTGATCACGGCGCACCGGCTGTACCTGACCGCCCTCCACCGGGGTGCCGACCCGGTCGTGCGCGGCCGCGGACCGGCACGCCCGGTCAGGTCGTCACGGTAG
- a CDS encoding bifunctional 3'-5' exonuclease/DNA polymerase — MHLVLHRVDGGVTATPLTDAGEPAGEPTRLDEPGLPAFVAAHDAPDVRWVWDDTARWYPAVLAAGGRVGRCVDLRLCRRILRGALAARGTALATAPPDTWDDPGQEARPTRPTQARLFDDALFTVAPADDAADPVAEFRRQLDAVATSTTPGALRLLTTAESAGALVAAEILSAGLPWRPDVHERLLEEELGPRVPAGVRPRRLEELAGEIRAHLGDPALNPDSPADVLRSLRAVGLMVTSTRKWELQELEHPVIAPLLEYKRLSRLLTANGWAWLDEWVQDGRFHPKYVVGGVVTGRWAADGGGAMQLPRTVRSAVVADDGWAFVVADAAQLEPRVLAAMAGDRAMATAGDGRDLYDGVVASGAVETRQQAKGAMLGAMYGATQGDAGRLVPRLARAFPAALGLVDRAARAGERGEPVTTLLGRTSPVPDEAWFAARNRAWSVDGTPAQQRAVEGRARSWGRFTRNFVVQGTAAEWALAWMGSLRTRLATRFPGPLTAGPHLVFFVHDEIVVHTPVEHAAFVAEQVRAAAVDAGRLLFRDFPVVFPLTVSTVRDYGAAKD; from the coding sequence GTGCACCTCGTCCTCCACCGCGTCGACGGCGGCGTCACCGCGACGCCCCTGACCGACGCGGGGGAGCCGGCCGGCGAGCCGACGCGCCTGGACGAGCCGGGCCTCCCGGCCTTCGTCGCCGCGCACGACGCACCCGACGTGCGCTGGGTCTGGGACGACACCGCCCGCTGGTACCCGGCCGTCCTGGCGGCCGGAGGACGCGTCGGCCGCTGCGTCGACCTCCGCCTGTGCCGTCGCATCCTGCGCGGCGCGCTCGCCGCACGGGGGACGGCCCTCGCGACGGCACCACCCGACACGTGGGACGACCCCGGCCAGGAGGCCCGCCCCACCCGCCCGACGCAGGCCCGGCTGTTCGACGACGCGCTCTTCACCGTCGCACCGGCCGACGACGCAGCCGATCCGGTCGCCGAGTTCCGCCGCCAGCTCGACGCGGTCGCCACGTCGACGACGCCGGGCGCACTGCGCCTGCTCACCACCGCCGAGTCGGCGGGAGCCCTCGTCGCGGCCGAGATCCTGTCCGCGGGTCTGCCCTGGCGTCCGGACGTGCACGAGCGCCTGCTCGAGGAGGAACTCGGCCCCCGGGTACCCGCCGGGGTGCGGCCGCGCCGGCTCGAGGAGCTCGCGGGGGAGATCCGCGCACACCTCGGCGACCCCGCACTCAACCCCGACTCGCCCGCCGACGTCCTGCGGTCGCTCCGGGCCGTCGGCCTGATGGTGACGTCGACGCGCAAGTGGGAGCTGCAGGAGCTCGAGCACCCGGTCATCGCGCCGCTGCTCGAGTACAAGCGCCTGTCCCGCCTGCTCACCGCGAACGGCTGGGCATGGCTCGACGAGTGGGTGCAGGACGGGCGCTTCCACCCGAAGTACGTCGTCGGCGGGGTCGTCACCGGGCGCTGGGCGGCGGACGGCGGCGGTGCCATGCAGCTGCCGAGGACGGTCCGCAGTGCGGTGGTCGCCGACGACGGCTGGGCCTTCGTGGTGGCGGACGCGGCGCAGCTCGAACCGCGGGTGCTCGCGGCGATGGCCGGTGACCGGGCGATGGCGACCGCGGGCGACGGGCGGGACCTGTACGACGGGGTGGTCGCCTCGGGCGCGGTCGAGACGCGGCAGCAGGCGAAGGGCGCGATGCTCGGCGCGATGTACGGCGCGACCCAGGGTGACGCTGGACGGCTCGTCCCGCGGCTGGCGAGGGCGTTCCCTGCGGCGCTGGGGCTCGTCGACCGGGCGGCCCGGGCGGGCGAGCGCGGCGAGCCCGTGACGACGCTGCTCGGCCGGACGTCGCCCGTCCCCGACGAGGCCTGGTTCGCCGCGCGCAACCGCGCCTGGTCGGTGGACGGCACGCCGGCGCAGCAGCGGGCGGTCGAGGGGCGTGCCCGCAGCTGGGGGCGCTTCACGCGGAACTTCGTGGTGCAGGGCACCGCGGCCGAGTGGGCACTGGCGTGGATGGGATCGCTCCGGACCCGGCTCGCGACCCGGTTCCCCGGCCCGCTGACGGCCGGGCCGCACCTGGTGTTCTTCGTGCACGACGAGATCGTGGTGCACACGCCCGTCGAGCACGCCGCGTTCGTGGCGGAGCAGGTCCGGGCCGCGGCGGTCGACGCCGGACGGCTGCTCTTCCGGGACTTCCCGGTGGTCTTCCCCCTGACGGTGTCGACGGTGCGCGACTACGGGGCAGCGAAGGACTGA
- a CDS encoding L-serine ammonia-lyase, with amino-acid sequence MPVSVFDLFSVGIGPSSSHTVGPMRAGAAFAAGLADAPVTGLDVHLYGSLASTGQGHGTLGAVLAGLMGSDPETVDPDAMAAALDDLERTGVLRLAGGATVPFRQADIVLHPLTMLPRHPNAMRLRATGASGAVLAEETYYSIGGGFITSDTEGAVAEAAIPVDDAVPHPFSSGAELLAACAATGLPVSGVAMANETATRTGAEVRAGLLHVHDVMRESVDRSIRRTGTLPGGLTVRRRAANWHEQLTRDDPHHDPLFAMEWVNLTAMAVNEENATGGRVVTAPTNGAAGIIPAVLYYALTYVSEVLPEDRDDAVVRFLLTAGAIGSIYKERASISGAEVGCQGEVGSAASMAAAGLAEVLGGTPEQVENAAEIAMEHNLGLTCDPIGGLVQIPCIERNAIAANKAINAARMALRGDGVHHVSLDQVVETMRQTGADMSTKYKETAMGGLAVNVPLC; translated from the coding sequence ATGCCGGTCTCCGTCTTCGATCTGTTCAGCGTCGGGATCGGCCCGTCGAGTTCCCACACCGTCGGGCCCATGCGTGCCGGCGCGGCCTTCGCGGCCGGGCTCGCCGACGCCCCCGTGACCGGGCTCGACGTCCACCTGTACGGCTCGCTCGCCTCGACCGGGCAGGGACACGGCACGCTCGGTGCGGTGCTCGCCGGGCTGATGGGCTCCGACCCCGAGACGGTCGACCCGGACGCGATGGCAGCGGCCCTGGACGACCTCGAACGCACCGGTGTGCTGCGGCTCGCGGGCGGGGCGACGGTGCCGTTCCGCCAGGCCGACATCGTGCTGCACCCGCTCACCATGCTGCCCCGCCACCCGAACGCGATGCGGCTGCGGGCGACCGGTGCCTCGGGGGCGGTCCTCGCCGAGGAGACCTACTACTCGATCGGTGGCGGGTTCATCACGAGCGACACCGAGGGTGCCGTGGCCGAGGCCGCGATCCCCGTCGACGACGCCGTCCCGCACCCGTTCTCGAGCGGCGCCGAACTCCTCGCCGCGTGCGCCGCGACCGGCCTGCCCGTCAGCGGCGTCGCGATGGCGAACGAGACCGCGACACGGACCGGTGCCGAGGTCCGCGCCGGACTCCTGCACGTGCACGACGTCATGCGCGAGAGCGTCGACCGCAGCATCCGCCGCACCGGCACGCTGCCCGGCGGCCTGACGGTCCGGCGTCGCGCGGCGAACTGGCACGAGCAGCTCACCCGCGACGACCCGCACCACGACCCGCTCTTCGCGATGGAGTGGGTGAACCTCACCGCGATGGCGGTCAACGAGGAGAACGCCACGGGTGGCCGGGTCGTCACCGCCCCCACGAACGGTGCCGCCGGGATCATCCCCGCGGTGCTGTACTACGCCCTGACCTACGTCTCCGAGGTCCTCCCGGAGGACCGCGACGACGCCGTGGTCCGCTTCCTGCTCACGGCCGGGGCCATCGGCTCGATCTACAAGGAGCGGGCGTCGATCTCGGGCGCCGAGGTCGGCTGCCAGGGCGAGGTCGGCTCCGCCGCGTCGATGGCGGCGGCCGGGTTGGCCGAGGTCCTCGGTGGGACCCCCGAACAGGTCGAGAACGCCGCCGAGATCGCGATGGAGCACAACCTCGGGCTGACCTGCGACCCGATCGGCGGCCTCGTGCAGATCCCCTGCATCGAGCGGAACGCGATCGCGGCGAACAAGGCGATCAACGCGGCCCGGATGGCGCTGCGCGGGGACGGTGTGCACCACGTGTCCCTCGACCAGGTCGTCGAGACGATGCGGCAGACCGGTGCGGACATGTCGACGAAGTACAAGGAGACCGCGATGGGCGGACTGGCGGTCAACGTCCCCCTCTGCTGA
- a CDS encoding shikimate 5-dehydrogenase, whose translation MPILHKDMQVCISLAARPSNIGTRFHNFLYDELGLDFVYKAFTTTDLPGAVTGIRALGIRGCSVSMPFKEAIIPLVDVVEESAAAIRSINTVVNDDGVLTASNTDYEAVASLLRTHDVDPTARVVLRGSGGMAKAVTAAFRGAGFEQLTVVARNAETGPALAEQYGFDWVASVQEAPEADVLVNVTPLGMRGADEDALAFAQDRVEAASTVFDVVAFPAETPLVRAGRAAGAHVITGAEVIALQAARQFERYTGVALTNDQVRRASEFSRAE comes from the coding sequence ATGCCCATCCTCCACAAGGACATGCAGGTCTGCATCTCGCTCGCGGCCCGACCGAGCAACATCGGCACGCGCTTCCACAACTTCCTCTACGACGAGCTCGGGCTGGACTTCGTCTACAAGGCGTTCACCACGACCGACCTGCCCGGCGCGGTCACCGGGATCCGCGCGCTCGGCATCCGGGGCTGCTCGGTGTCGATGCCCTTCAAGGAGGCGATCATCCCCCTCGTCGACGTGGTCGAGGAGTCCGCGGCCGCCATCCGGTCGATCAACACCGTGGTGAACGACGACGGTGTGCTCACCGCGTCGAACACCGACTACGAAGCCGTCGCGTCCCTGCTCCGCACGCACGATGTCGACCCGACGGCCCGCGTGGTGCTCCGTGGCTCCGGCGGGATGGCCAAGGCGGTCACGGCGGCGTTCCGCGGTGCGGGCTTCGAGCAGCTCACCGTCGTCGCGCGCAACGCGGAGACCGGTCCTGCCCTGGCCGAGCAGTACGGCTTCGACTGGGTCGCGAGCGTGCAGGAGGCGCCCGAGGCCGACGTCCTGGTCAACGTCACCCCGCTCGGCATGCGCGGTGCGGACGAGGACGCCCTCGCCTTCGCGCAGGACCGTGTCGAGGCCGCGTCGACCGTCTTCGACGTGGTCGCGTTCCCCGCCGAGACCCCGCTGGTCCGCGCCGGTCGCGCCGCGGGTGCGCACGTGATCACCGGCGCCGAGGTCATCGCACTGCAGGCAGCCCGCCAGTTCGAGCGGTACACGGGCGTCGCCCTGACGAACGACCAGGTGCGTCGAGCGAGCGAGTTCAGTCGCGCGGAGTGA
- a CDS encoding SRPBCC family protein — MAKNVRIVHCSPEAVFDVLRDGWLYPTWVVGASRMRGQDPGWPAVGTELHHSFGIWPFLINDTTISLEVDEPRRLVIQAKGWPVGEARVEVEVEPHPRGSRVTLRENPVRGPGSLVPGFIAQPGIWIRNNESIRRLRWVAEGRAGAQ; from the coding sequence ATGGCGAAGAACGTCCGCATCGTGCACTGCAGCCCGGAGGCCGTCTTCGACGTGCTCCGGGACGGCTGGCTCTACCCGACCTGGGTGGTCGGCGCCTCGCGCATGCGCGGTCAGGACCCGGGGTGGCCCGCCGTCGGTACGGAGCTGCACCACTCGTTCGGCATCTGGCCGTTCCTGATCAACGACACGACGATCTCGCTCGAGGTCGACGAGCCCCGGCGGCTCGTCATCCAGGCGAAGGGCTGGCCGGTCGGCGAGGCCCGGGTCGAGGTCGAGGTGGAACCGCACCCGCGGGGGAGCCGGGTGACGCTCCGCGAGAACCCCGTCCGGGGTCCCGGATCACTCGTGCCCGGGTTCATCGCGCAGCCCGGCATCTGGATCCGCAACAACGAGAGCATCCGGCGGCTCCGCTGGGTCGCGGAGGGGCGCGCGGGCGCCCAGTAG
- a CDS encoding phytoene desaturase family protein: MVDAVVVGAGPNGLAAAVTLARAGLSVEVVERNDTIGGGARTAQLTLPGFHHDVCSAVHPMALQSEFFRLFRMEDRIELRLPEVQYGHPLDRGRAGIAYRDLERTAEGLGIDGRAFRNLMAPLSGSADQVADFATDALLHVPRHPLTVLRFGLRALEQGSAAWNARFRDEVAPAMVSGVAAHSIQHMPSLSTAAAALSLGSYAHARGWPVPIGGSQAIVDALAADLVAHGGTIETGREVRSLADLTPAKAVLFDTSVPGMLHIAGKQIPTPKRGALRRFRFGNAAAKVDFALSDPVPWTNTELRKAGTVHIGGTRAEIAEAEHAVAQGRHAERPYVLGSEPTVVDPSRAPRGKHVFWAYAHVPAGSDVDPTDAIVRQVERFAPGFRDTVLQSSSRTAVQMGEYNPNYVGGDIAAGAASFWQLVKRPVLSSDPWRMGGGMYLCSEASAPGPGVHGMAGWHAARSALRHTFGLSEHVDLAPED, translated from the coding sequence ATGGTTGATGCGGTGGTCGTCGGTGCCGGACCGAACGGACTCGCGGCGGCGGTGACGCTCGCGCGGGCCGGGCTGTCGGTCGAGGTCGTCGAGCGGAACGACACGATCGGCGGTGGTGCCCGCACGGCACAGCTGACGCTGCCCGGGTTCCACCACGACGTCTGCTCCGCGGTGCACCCCATGGCGCTGCAGTCCGAGTTCTTCCGGCTCTTCCGCATGGAGGACCGCATCGAGCTCCGGCTGCCCGAGGTGCAGTACGGCCACCCCCTCGACCGAGGCCGCGCCGGCATCGCCTACCGCGACCTCGAGCGCACCGCCGAGGGCCTGGGCATCGACGGCCGCGCCTTCCGGAACCTCATGGCGCCCCTGTCCGGCAGCGCCGACCAGGTCGCGGACTTCGCCACCGACGCGCTGCTGCACGTCCCGCGACACCCGCTCACCGTCCTGCGGTTCGGTCTCCGCGCCCTCGAGCAGGGCAGCGCCGCCTGGAACGCCCGGTTCCGCGACGAGGTCGCACCGGCGATGGTCTCCGGCGTCGCGGCGCACTCGATCCAGCACATGCCGTCCCTGTCGACCGCCGCGGCCGCGCTGTCGCTCGGCTCCTACGCCCACGCCCGCGGTTGGCCCGTGCCGATCGGGGGCAGCCAGGCGATCGTCGACGCGCTCGCCGCCGACCTCGTCGCCCACGGCGGCACCATCGAGACCGGGCGCGAGGTCCGGTCCCTCGCCGACCTGACCCCGGCGAAGGCCGTCCTCTTCGACACGAGCGTCCCGGGCATGCTGCACATCGCCGGGAAGCAGATCCCCACCCCGAAGCGCGGGGCGCTGCGCCGCTTCCGGTTCGGCAACGCGGCGGCGAAGGTCGACTTCGCGCTGTCCGACCCGGTGCCGTGGACCAACACCGAGCTGCGGAAGGCCGGCACCGTGCACATCGGCGGCACCCGTGCGGAGATCGCCGAGGCCGAGCACGCCGTGGCACAGGGTCGGCACGCCGAACGCCCGTACGTCCTCGGGAGCGAGCCGACCGTGGTCGACCCGAGCCGGGCCCCGCGCGGCAAGCACGTCTTCTGGGCGTACGCACACGTGCCCGCGGGCTCCGACGTCGACCCGACCGACGCGATCGTCCGGCAGGTCGAGCGCTTCGCGCCCGGGTTCCGCGACACCGTCCTGCAGTCGAGCAGCCGCACGGCCGTCCAGATGGGCGAGTACAACCCGAACTACGTCGGCGGCGACATCGCCGCCGGGGCCGCGAGCTTCTGGCAGCTCGTCAAGCGGCCCGTCCTGTCGTCCGATCCGTGGCGGATGGGCGGCGGCATGTACCTGTGCTCGGAGGCGTCCGCGCCCGGCCCGGGTGTGCACGGCATGGCGGGCTGGCACGCGGCCCGCAGCGCCCTGCGGCACACCTTCGGCCTGTCCGAGCACGTCGACCTCGCACCGGAGGACTGA
- a CDS encoding GNAT family N-acetyltransferase, with the protein MAASGRDLGDGCTLTLRDLSTVDAVHDLVQANLARLRAAEPWAWAPVSRDSLVLHTEQLLGQYAMDRAVPCVVRVDGSIVGSVSLALDPYLGQASLGYWIDERYEGRGIVRRAASALLEVARERGSARVEVRTGVDNARSRALAERLGFVHEGTLRSALPLGPRRVDVAVYGLLT; encoded by the coding sequence GTGGCGGCTTCGGGACGGGACCTCGGCGACGGGTGCACGCTCACGCTGCGCGACCTGAGCACCGTCGACGCCGTCCACGACCTGGTGCAGGCCAACCTCGCACGCCTCCGGGCCGCGGAACCGTGGGCCTGGGCGCCGGTCTCCCGGGACTCGCTCGTCCTGCACACGGAGCAGCTGCTCGGGCAGTACGCGATGGACCGGGCGGTGCCGTGCGTCGTCCGGGTGGACGGGAGCATCGTCGGCTCGGTGTCGCTCGCGCTCGACCCGTACCTGGGCCAGGCGTCGCTCGGCTACTGGATCGACGAGCGGTACGAGGGGCGCGGCATCGTCCGACGGGCCGCTTCTGCACTGCTCGAGGTCGCGCGCGAGCGGGGGAGTGCCCGGGTGGAGGTCCGCACCGGCGTCGACAACGCCCGGAGCCGGGCGCTGGCCGAGCGGCTCGGGTTCGTGCACGAGGGGACGCTGCGCAGCGCGCTCCCGCTCGGGCCCCGACGGGTCGACGTGGCGGTGTACGGGCTGTTGACCTGA
- a CDS encoding glycine betaine ABC transporter substrate-binding protein, with protein sequence MTPDDTTHADETTREQGVRRARRTDGTGARRASRPSTGRRWVAAAAVAGASALVLTGCGLQPAASFVPGAAPGSIQRIDDLPDDAKLTVTSKNFTEQLVLGKIAVLAAKAAGFDVTDETNVPGSVAVRELMTSHGADFTYEYTGTAWLTFMAHEQGIPDKTEQWQAVKDEDAGNGLTWLEPAPMNNTYAFAVRDEAVSELDDVKTLSDITKLPVDQRTFCVESEFNSRADGFKPMLEKYGLELGGSGENGVPTSNVSILDTGTVYTATDRGKCNFGEVFTTDGRIKSLGLTVLEDDRGFFPAYNVAPVIDSETLEEYPQLRDVYDQISPELTDEALQELNRQVDVEGREPADVAFDWMVDKGFITAP encoded by the coding sequence ATGACGCCCGACGACACGACGCACGCCGACGAGACGACCCGCGAGCAGGGCGTACGTCGCGCCCGCCGCACCGACGGGACGGGCGCCCGCCGCGCCTCCCGTCCGTCCACCGGTCGCCGCTGGGTGGCCGCCGCCGCCGTCGCGGGGGCGAGCGCCCTCGTCCTGACCGGCTGCGGCCTGCAGCCGGCCGCGTCCTTCGTGCCGGGTGCCGCGCCGGGATCGATCCAGCGGATCGACGACCTGCCGGACGACGCGAAGCTGACCGTGACGTCGAAGAACTTCACGGAGCAGCTCGTCCTCGGCAAGATCGCCGTCCTCGCCGCCAAGGCGGCCGGGTTCGACGTCACCGACGAGACGAACGTGCCGGGGTCCGTCGCGGTGCGCGAGCTGATGACCTCGCACGGCGCGGACTTCACGTACGAGTACACGGGCACCGCCTGGCTCACGTTCATGGCGCACGAGCAGGGGATCCCCGACAAGACCGAGCAGTGGCAGGCGGTCAAGGACGAGGACGCCGGCAACGGGTTGACCTGGCTCGAACCGGCGCCGATGAACAACACCTACGCGTTCGCCGTGCGCGACGAGGCGGTGTCCGAGCTCGACGACGTGAAGACGCTGTCGGACATCACGAAGCTGCCGGTCGACCAGCGGACCTTCTGCGTCGAGTCGGAGTTCAACTCGCGTGCGGACGGCTTCAAGCCGATGCTCGAGAAGTACGGCCTGGAGCTCGGCGGGTCCGGCGAGAACGGCGTGCCGACGTCGAACGTCAGCATCCTCGACACCGGCACGGTCTACACCGCGACCGACCGGGGCAAGTGCAACTTCGGCGAGGTCTTCACGACCGACGGCCGCATCAAGTCGCTCGGCCTGACCGTGCTCGAGGACGACCGCGGGTTCTTCCCGGCGTACAACGTCGCACCCGTGATCGACTCCGAGACGCTCGAGGAGTACCCGCAGCTCCGTGACGTGTACGACCAGATCTCGCCGGAGCTCACGGACGAGGCGCTGCAGGAGCTGAACCGCCAGGTCGACGTCGAGGGCCGCGAGCCGGCGGACGTCGCCTTCGACTGGATGGTGGACAAGGGCTTCATCACGGCGCCCTGA